The following are encoded in a window of Bacillota bacterium genomic DNA:
- a CDS encoding copper transporter has protein sequence MMIDMKWHVASLVAVFLALGVGILVGIAMVTDSALVERQEQMIDRLEEDFAALKAERDSLGARLAASERALTASLDFEDTVVASLVRGKLAGRRVAIVVCREAMPAEEVERIGRAIVDAGGQLVRVVDVLGSFAPASGRQAVEFASSLGVPASRAEVVTREVASALAAYLVAGEASPVLHSLLNLGYVSVAGQNLLRPGGSGDADTAGAEERGGGRGGRADAVVLVVGSLDPGFTPADAGIPIVRAVKALQVDVVCVEGWNVKVSQIADYRREGISTVDCVDLPLGRLSLVYALAGWRGHFGIKGGSEIRVPDLWGLSQ, from the coding sequence GTGATGATCGACATGAAATGGCATGTGGCCTCCCTTGTGGCTGTGTTCCTCGCGCTCGGGGTGGGCATCCTTGTCGGCATCGCGATGGTGACCGACAGCGCTCTTGTCGAGCGGCAGGAGCAGATGATCGACCGGCTCGAAGAGGATTTCGCAGCTCTCAAGGCTGAGAGGGACAGCCTCGGGGCGCGGCTTGCCGCCTCCGAACGAGCCCTGACCGCGTCTCTCGACTTTGAGGACACCGTGGTGGCCTCGCTTGTGCGTGGGAAGCTTGCAGGAAGGCGGGTGGCCATCGTGGTGTGCCGGGAGGCGATGCCCGCCGAAGAGGTGGAGCGGATCGGGCGCGCGATTGTGGATGCCGGAGGCCAGCTGGTGCGGGTGGTCGACGTCCTTGGAAGCTTTGCGCCGGCGTCCGGCCGGCAAGCCGTGGAGTTCGCGTCGTCGCTAGGGGTGCCTGCGTCTCGGGCGGAGGTAGTGACACGGGAAGTGGCCTCAGCGCTTGCCGCGTACCTCGTGGCCGGCGAAGCCTCGCCGGTGTTGCATTCTCTTTTGAACCTGGGATACGTGTCCGTGGCCGGGCAGAACCTGCTTCGTCCCGGGGGCAGCGGGGATGCTGATACTGCGGGCGCGGAGGAGCGAGGGGGCGGACGCGGCGGGCGGGCGGACGCGGTCGTGCTCGTGGTGGGCAGTCTAGACCCGGGATTCACGCCCGCTGACGCGGGGATCCCCATCGTGAGAGCTGTGAAGGCCCTCCAGGTGGACGTGGTGTGTGTGGAAGGCTGGAACGTGAAAGTCTCGCAGATTGCCGATTACAGGCGCGAGGGGATCTCCACGGTCGACTGCGTCGATCTCCCGCTGGGGCGCCTTTCTCTCGTCTACGCGCTCGCCGGGTGGAGAGGCCATTTCGGGATCAAGGGCGGTTCGGAGATACGCGTGCCGGACCTATGGGGACTATCACAATGA
- a CDS encoding deoxyribonuclease IV has product MKFGAHVNRAGGLRSALEAARFLKCDTMQMFSRSPRSLRAGVIDKEEARVFKEGLAAAGIQPLVIHAPYLLNLASPKKETYEASRDALAHDIMLAKAVGAEMLVFHPGSHLGSGEAAGIARIASAIVDACEIACHTPSTGNGAAEKPRLLLEMVSGAGTEIGKTFEEQMEIMDRARAVPLGICLDTCHVLAAGYEIRTAEGLSEVLEKLKATVGWTSLALVHANDSVGDLGSHLDRHADIGKGCIGEDGFRTILGCTKLAHLPFILETPRKTLDDDARNLAVLRRLAAEAVSW; this is encoded by the coding sequence GTGAAGTTCGGCGCCCACGTGAACAGGGCCGGCGGTCTCCGGAGCGCTCTCGAAGCCGCCCGCTTCCTCAAGTGTGACACGATGCAGATGTTCTCGCGAAGCCCGCGAAGCCTCCGGGCGGGGGTGATCGATAAAGAAGAGGCCCGGGTTTTCAAGGAGGGTCTCGCGGCCGCGGGGATCCAGCCGCTCGTCATCCACGCTCCGTACCTGCTCAACCTCGCGTCCCCGAAGAAGGAGACGTATGAGGCGTCGCGGGACGCGCTTGCCCATGACATCATGCTCGCAAAGGCGGTCGGTGCCGAGATGCTCGTGTTTCACCCCGGGAGCCATCTCGGCTCGGGAGAGGCGGCCGGCATCGCCAGGATCGCCTCGGCGATCGTGGACGCGTGCGAGATCGCGTGTCACACGCCCTCGACGGGCAACGGGGCTGCAGAAAAGCCACGCCTCCTCCTGGAGATGGTGTCTGGCGCTGGCACGGAGATAGGCAAGACGTTCGAGGAACAGATGGAGATCATGGACCGGGCACGTGCTGTGCCGCTGGGCATATGCTTGGATACCTGCCACGTGCTCGCGGCAGGCTATGAGATCCGGACCGCGGAGGGCTTGTCGGAAGTCCTTGAAAAGCTGAAGGCCACCGTGGGCTGGACGAGCCTCGCGTTGGTGCACGCCAATGATTCCGTCGGAGATCTCGGGTCGCACCTGGACCGTCATGCTGACATCGGGAAGGGATGCATCGGCGAAGACGGCTTCCGCACCATTCTCGGCTGTACGAAGCTCGCCCATCTTCCTTTCATCCTCGAGACTCCTCGCAAAACCCTCGACGACGACGCGCGCAACCTCGCTGTATTGCGCCGCCTCGCGGCTGAGGCGGTGAGCTGGTAG
- a CDS encoding DEAD/DEAH box helicase family protein: MSRVGKDEVAAVFSAHGPLASAFEGYEVRQPQVEMAIAVWKAFATSRHAFIESGTGTGKSLAYLVPAVLWARESNEKVVVSTNTINLQEQLIHKDLPGLSRALGARFRFTLVKGRANYVCRRKLARVASEADDPPADPAFRQALAAVLSELPSVPTGSKSDFHIAVPQALWDQIASDSMSCLRARCPYLSTCYFARARAEMEQADILVTNHHLLFSDLALRATGPGMPGARVLPDYHYVIFDEAHNVPEVAAERLGRRASLAQMRKACQDLVRAERGRGRGDGRRGEGGLLASLRASLFRDADGEGAQGERASVGRLVDVATESVKRLRESVEWFFDSLTRVMDPLGPDPVRREMGWDSSREGQGERDRARQRAVRLKDELVASAAWKEDIAPGAERVIIRADEVARDLGSVLDSLADLDADGDERLQGLMAELQGSAVRISSEAAALDFVMRRGDETHVYWAEMLPNDVELVATPLDVGPILGERLFSQVESAVFTSATLTVRGEFGFFRKEVGLTGPSEPPLEIVFDSPFDFSRQALLAVACDLPHPQDPAFQDAAARAIVDIVKASRGRAFVLFTSMDMLYHTHEVLRAGLEGTGIPVFRQGDMPRHLMLTHFREKPGVLLGADSFWQGVDVPGEALSCVILVKLPFQVPTSPLVEAKVEAAEKAGSSGFYSYTLPSAVVRFRQGFGRLIRTREDRGVVVVLDKRLVEKRYGAVFLSSLPTGVECYAGAAADVVSRVRSWLG, translated from the coding sequence ATGTCGCGGGTCGGCAAGGACGAGGTGGCGGCTGTCTTTTCAGCGCACGGGCCGCTCGCCTCGGCATTCGAGGGTTACGAGGTGAGGCAGCCCCAAGTCGAAATGGCCATCGCGGTCTGGAAGGCGTTCGCCACCTCTCGTCACGCGTTCATCGAGAGCGGCACCGGCACCGGCAAGTCCCTTGCGTACCTCGTGCCTGCCGTGCTGTGGGCTCGCGAAAGCAACGAGAAGGTCGTCGTGTCCACAAACACGATAAACCTTCAGGAGCAGCTCATCCACAAGGACCTCCCCGGCCTCTCGCGCGCGCTCGGCGCGCGGTTCCGTTTCACTCTAGTAAAAGGCAGAGCCAATTACGTGTGCCGGCGCAAGCTTGCACGCGTCGCGAGCGAGGCCGATGACCCCCCGGCCGACCCGGCTTTCAGGCAGGCCCTGGCGGCCGTCCTTTCCGAATTGCCGAGCGTCCCCACTGGCTCGAAGTCGGACTTCCATATTGCGGTGCCCCAGGCTCTCTGGGACCAGATCGCGTCCGACTCCATGTCGTGCCTTCGCGCGAGGTGCCCCTATCTTTCCACGTGCTATTTCGCCCGGGCGAGGGCGGAGATGGAACAAGCGGACATCCTGGTCACCAACCACCACCTGCTTTTCTCCGACCTTGCGCTCAGGGCGACGGGCCCGGGCATGCCGGGTGCGCGGGTTCTTCCAGATTATCATTACGTCATCTTCGACGAGGCTCACAACGTCCCAGAGGTCGCGGCTGAAAGGCTAGGTCGCCGTGCGAGCCTCGCGCAAATGCGCAAGGCCTGCCAAGACCTCGTGCGCGCAGAGCGGGGACGCGGCAGGGGTGACGGCCGAAGAGGCGAGGGCGGGCTGCTTGCATCGCTCCGGGCAAGCCTGTTTCGCGACGCCGACGGAGAGGGCGCACAAGGCGAGCGTGCCAGTGTGGGACGCCTGGTGGACGTTGCCACCGAGAGCGTCAAGCGCCTGCGCGAGAGCGTCGAGTGGTTCTTCGACTCGCTCACGCGGGTGATGGATCCCTTGGGCCCTGACCCTGTTCGCAGAGAGATGGGGTGGGATAGCTCGCGGGAGGGCCAAGGCGAGCGTGACCGCGCGAGGCAACGCGCGGTGAGATTGAAGGACGAGCTCGTCGCGTCGGCGGCCTGGAAGGAGGACATCGCTCCCGGCGCCGAACGCGTCATCATCAGGGCGGATGAGGTGGCCCGCGACCTCGGCTCTGTGCTGGACAGCCTCGCTGACCTCGATGCTGACGGCGACGAGCGTCTCCAGGGACTCATGGCGGAGCTCCAGGGCTCGGCTGTGAGGATTTCCTCGGAGGCCGCAGCCCTCGACTTCGTGATGCGCCGGGGGGATGAAACGCACGTGTACTGGGCCGAGATGCTTCCCAACGACGTCGAGCTCGTGGCGACGCCTCTCGACGTCGGGCCGATCCTTGGGGAACGCCTCTTCTCCCAAGTCGAGTCGGCTGTGTTTACCTCAGCCACTCTGACCGTGCGAGGAGAGTTTGGCTTTTTTAGAAAGGAAGTCGGCCTCACGGGCCCGAGCGAGCCGCCACTCGAGATCGTGTTCGACTCGCCGTTTGACTTCTCAAGACAAGCGCTGCTTGCCGTGGCCTGCGACCTCCCGCATCCTCAGGACCCAGCGTTCCAGGACGCGGCCGCACGGGCGATCGTCGACATCGTGAAGGCGTCCAGGGGGCGGGCCTTTGTCCTCTTCACGTCCATGGACATGCTTTACCACACCCACGAGGTGCTGCGCGCAGGTCTGGAGGGCACCGGGATCCCAGTGTTCAGACAAGGAGACATGCCTCGCCATCTCATGCTCACGCATTTCCGGGAGAAACCGGGTGTCCTGCTCGGAGCCGACAGCTTTTGGCAAGGCGTTGACGTGCCTGGCGAGGCCCTGTCCTGTGTCATCCTGGTGAAACTGCCGTTTCAGGTGCCCACGAGCCCGCTCGTGGAGGCGAAGGTGGAGGCCGCGGAAAAGGCGGGCAGCAGCGGGTTCTACTCGTATACCCTGCCGAGCGCGGTCGTGAGGTTCCGGCAGGGATTCGGAAGGCTCATAAGAACGCGTGAGGACAGGGGCGTGGTGGTCGTCCTCGACAAGCGGCTCGTGGAGAAGCGTTACGGCGCAGTCTTCCTGTCTTCGCTCCCCACCGGCGTCGAGTGCTACGCCGGCGCGGCCGCGGACGTTGTGTCGAGGGTGCGATCTTGGCTTGGCTGA
- a CDS encoding polysaccharide deacetylase family protein, with amino-acid sequence MRREDRLIPKREARLTAIVISKEGILLAAFAVLVMVFTAVFVSSLDEVKRVFYGVRPGVTLEGRQVAGLMPQEVRRIVETMAEEERVAPKDAMLFKETGEIIAEEPGTDIDVDLTVARVMQAKPGEAVELARVTVMPTITRRLFSPVYKVDTDQKVMALAVNVAWGEEYLPGMLEILRANNVKATFFIDGEWAQKYPDSVKLLAAEGHDIGNHGAKHVHVAKMPEAEIRDLILRNEDLLGRLGAKPRKLFAPPYGECNQTVTSAAASLGYTTIMWTIDTIDWNTKDHQKVIDRVVRKMSPGAIVLMHPTEVTIKALPAIIETARKNGYQFATISELVGAR; translated from the coding sequence ATGCGTAGGGAGGACAGGTTGATCCCGAAGCGCGAGGCACGCCTGACAGCCATCGTGATTAGCAAGGAAGGCATATTGCTCGCGGCGTTTGCGGTCCTTGTCATGGTATTCACCGCGGTTTTCGTCTCGTCCCTCGATGAGGTGAAACGGGTCTTCTACGGGGTGCGGCCCGGCGTGACTCTCGAGGGCAGACAGGTAGCCGGGCTAATGCCTCAGGAAGTGCGGCGGATCGTGGAAACCATGGCGGAAGAGGAACGGGTCGCACCGAAGGACGCCATGCTCTTCAAGGAGACCGGAGAGATAATAGCTGAGGAACCAGGCACTGATATCGATGTGGACCTCACCGTAGCCAGGGTGATGCAGGCTAAGCCTGGCGAAGCGGTGGAGCTCGCCAGGGTGACGGTGATGCCCACCATAACGCGAAGGCTCTTCAGCCCCGTGTACAAAGTCGACACCGACCAGAAGGTCATGGCCCTCGCGGTAAACGTGGCGTGGGGTGAGGAATACCTCCCTGGCATGCTGGAGATCCTCCGCGCCAACAACGTCAAGGCTACTTTCTTCATCGACGGAGAGTGGGCCCAGAAGTACCCGGATTCGGTGAAGCTCCTTGCAGCTGAAGGGCATGACATCGGAAACCATGGCGCGAAACATGTGCACGTGGCCAAGATGCCTGAGGCCGAGATCCGTGACTTGATTCTCCGGAACGAGGACCTGCTCGGGAGGCTCGGCGCGAAGCCGAGGAAGCTGTTCGCTCCCCCGTACGGGGAATGCAACCAGACGGTGACATCGGCCGCCGCGTCTCTGGGCTACACCACTATCATGTGGACGATCGACACCATAGACTGGAACACGAAGGACCATCAGAAGGTGATCGACCGGGTTGTGCGAAAGATGTCGCCTGGTGCGATAGTCCTGATGCACCCTACAGAGGTCACGATCAAGGCGCTTCCCGCCATCATTGAGACCGCACGGAAAAACGGCTATCAGTTCGCGACCATATCTGAGCTCGTGGGCGCTCGGTGA
- a CDS encoding polysaccharide deacetylase family protein produces the protein MLQHLDNPRNVAFPAGIHNYGNAVHGGGRSMLVVIGRNWRRLVIAAILLLAIVHAAELALVGAARAVIATVSGRLVPVYFVASADKKVAFTFESGFGRDRTAEILAVLREHEVKATFFVSGKWVSDHPVVARQIVSDGHDLGNYTYSVPHPNSLSPSELKRELEKAHKALEEVTGRAPKVFRPPYGEYSNKVIEAARDLGYETVIWSIDSLDWRGAPPADIKDRVLGKIHKGAIVRFHVTGTHTVEALPSVITELKKQGYAIVPLSSLLLEGRYYIHPHTGEQRPIEVPGEAGRHEGRSPVDA, from the coding sequence ATGCTGCAGCATCTCGATAACCCCAGGAATGTGGCGTTCCCAGCCGGCATACATAATTACGGGAACGCGGTCCATGGGGGAGGGCGGTCCATGCTCGTTGTCATAGGGCGAAACTGGCGCCGCCTGGTGATCGCAGCCATCCTATTGCTCGCCATCGTTCACGCCGCTGAACTCGCTCTCGTGGGCGCTGCGCGGGCGGTCATCGCCACCGTGTCGGGCAGGCTCGTCCCTGTGTACTTCGTTGCGAGCGCCGACAAGAAGGTGGCCTTCACGTTCGAAAGCGGGTTCGGCAGGGACCGGACGGCGGAGATCCTCGCGGTGCTTAGGGAGCATGAGGTCAAGGCCACCTTCTTCGTCTCCGGCAAATGGGTGTCGGACCATCCTGTCGTGGCTCGGCAGATCGTCTCGGACGGTCACGATCTAGGGAACTATACTTACTCTGTGCCGCACCCGAACTCGCTTTCCCCTTCCGAGCTGAAGCGGGAGTTGGAGAAGGCCCACAAGGCCCTGGAAGAGGTCACAGGACGTGCCCCCAAGGTGTTCCGGCCGCCCTACGGCGAGTATAGCAACAAGGTCATCGAGGCCGCCAGAGACCTCGGTTACGAAACCGTCATATGGAGCATAGATTCGCTGGATTGGCGGGGTGCCCCCCCTGCCGACATCAAAGACAGGGTTTTGGGAAAGATTCACAAGGGGGCCATCGTGAGATTCCATGTCACGGGCACCCACACCGTCGAAGCCCTGCCTTCCGTCATAACCGAGCTGAAGAAGCAGGGATACGCCATCGTTCCTCTTTCCAGCCTTCTGCTGGAGGGAAGGTACTACATACACCCTCACACGGGAGAGCAGCGTCCTATAGAGGTGCCGGGGGAAGCAGGACGACATGAGGGGAGGTCTCCGGTGGATGCGTAG
- a CDS encoding glycosyltransferase family 2 protein has protein sequence MKGRISVVIPAHNERRTIADTVTAARMAARTCGVDCEVLVVDDGSTDGTASVALAAGADVIETGRRLGKGAALTRGVLRATGDVVVFLDADLAETASELGRLVDPIARGEADMSIATFPRACCGGAKRGGFGIVRTLAFLGVRCLCGLSLSAPLSGQRAARREVLLGLVPFAEGFGVEVALTIDAARRGYRIVEVECDMSHRVTGRDLAGFVHRGRQLYWVTRALASRAIPRPRSGMGGD, from the coding sequence ATGAAAGGGCGCATTTCCGTCGTCATTCCCGCGCACAACGAGAGGCGCACCATTGCGGACACGGTGACGGCGGCGAGGATGGCCGCTAGGACCTGCGGTGTCGATTGCGAGGTGCTCGTGGTCGACGACGGATCCACGGACGGGACCGCCTCTGTCGCGCTTGCTGCAGGCGCAGACGTGATAGAGACTGGCCGTCGCTTGGGAAAGGGTGCCGCGCTCACCCGGGGCGTTCTGCGTGCCACCGGGGACGTCGTGGTCTTTCTCGATGCGGACCTGGCTGAGACAGCGTCCGAGCTGGGCAGGCTCGTCGACCCCATTGCGCGCGGCGAGGCGGACATGAGCATCGCGACGTTCCCGCGGGCCTGCTGCGGCGGGGCCAAGAGGGGAGGATTCGGCATCGTCAGGACCCTGGCTTTTCTCGGCGTGAGATGCTTATGCGGTCTCTCCCTCTCGGCCCCACTTTCGGGCCAGCGGGCGGCAAGACGTGAGGTTCTTCTCGGGCTCGTGCCGTTCGCCGAGGGGTTCGGTGTGGAGGTCGCGCTCACGATCGACGCTGCGAGGCGGGGGTACCGCATCGTGGAGGTCGAATGCGACATGTCGCACAGGGTGACGGGCCGGGACCTTGCCGGGTTCGTTCACAGAGGACGGCAGCTGTATTGGGTGACACGGGCCCTCGCGAGCCGCGCCATTCCACGCCCGCGGTCCGGGATGGGGGGTGACTAG